From a region of the Arachis ipaensis cultivar K30076 chromosome B09, Araip1.1, whole genome shotgun sequence genome:
- the LOC107615378 gene encoding uncharacterized protein LOC107615378 — translation MEIPDLDPAVHLHALKAGLQPRKFRETIAVTKPKTLEEFREMVAEQMEIEELHEAERTERKQPKREDDRATRSVNIKDSRKPFKLTPKFDNYTKFNTKREKIIKEILSAKIIKPPTRVGKYQDQGFVDKSKHCAFHQKYGHTTDECVIAKDLLERLARQGLLDKYIEGKKHKEGNKDREEHHQAPGTRSNNTPPKSIINCISRGFAGGGETTSARKQSYRAMLAIEGTTPQNNKSAPDFNITFSQEDICLTAPNLDDPVVISIQTGELLVRKVLLDPGSSVDVLFYSTFLKIKLSEKLMQPSSGELVGFSRERVPFKGYIWLKTMMGEGSLSQTIDMQYLVVDYPSPYNIILRRPTLNMFRAVVSTFHLCVKFQAQDGRIATLHSDHQQARQCYNASLKRLIVR, via the coding sequence ATGGAGATACCCGACCTGGATCCCGCTGTCCACCTGCATGCCCTGAAAGCCGGACTCCAACCCAGAAAATTTAGAGAAACAATCGCGGTAACTAAGCCAAAGACACTGGAAGAATTCCGAGAAATGGTAGCAGAACAGAtggagattgaagagctccacGAAGCCGAAAGAACAGAGAGAAAACAACCAAAGAGAGAGGATGACAGAGCCACAAGGTCGGTAAATATCAAAGACTCTAGAAAGCCCTTCAAACTAACCCCAAAATTTGACAACTACACAAAATTCAACACAAAGAGGGAAAAGATAATTAAAGAAATCCTCAGTGCTAAGATCATAAAACCACCTACAAGGGTAGGAAAGTATCAAGATCAGGGCTTTGTTGACAAAAGCAAACACTGCGCTTTCCATCAGAAGTATGGACATACAACTGATGAGTGTGTGATAGCTAAAGATCTACTAGAAAGACTGGCTCGGCAAGGCCTCCTCGACAAATACATCGAAGGGAAAAAGCATAAAGAAGGTAACAAGGACCGAGAAGAGCATCACCAAGCTCCAGGCACAAGGTCGAACAACACTCCACCCAAAAGCATCATAAACTGTATATCCAGAGGATTCGCTGGGGGAGGTGAGACAACTTCGGCGCGAAAACAAAGTTACCGCGCGATGTTGGCAATCGAAGGAACAACACCACAAAACAACAAAAGTGCGCCCGACTTCAATATCACTTTCAGCCAGGAAGATATATGCTTGACGGCACCAAACCTAGACGACCCAGTGGTAATTTCTATCCAAACAGGCGAATTACTGGTAAGAAAAGTACTTTTGGACCCAGGTAGCAGTGTAGATGTTCTTTTTTACTCTACTTTCCTAAAAATAAAACTATCTGAAAAACTCATGCAACCTTCATCTGGAGAACTGGTAGGGTTCTCCAGAGAAAGGGTCCCATTTAAAGGGTACATATGGTTAAAAACAATGATGGGAGAGGGCTCATTGTCACAAACCATTGATATGCAATACCTAGTAGTTGACTACCCAAGCCCTTACAATATCATTCTCAGAAGACCTACTCTGAACATGTTCAGGGCAGTAGTATCTACTTTTCATCTATGTGTTAAATTTCAGGCACAGGACGGCAGAATAGCTACACTCCACTCAGATCACCAACAAGCTCGGCAATGCTATAACGCAAGCCTGAAAAGGTTGATCGTAAGATAG
- the LOC107615377 gene encoding uncharacterized protein LOC107615377, whose protein sequence is MRLNPEKCAFGVQGGKFLGFMLTSQGIEANPEKCEAILNMASPKIVKEVQQLAGKVAALSRFLPAASSQSYHFFQTISKNKKFQWTEEFEKAFTELKTILSSLPVLQRPEVGKPLYLYLSVSNYSISSALVLETEKIQQPVYFVSRVMQSTEQKYPRIEQLALALVITARRLRHYFQSHTIIVRTNQPLRQILTKPELAGHLTKWSIELSEFDIQFQPRSTLKAQILADFILELTQDEHNKSWELHVDGASSRGGSGAGIILKEGDKVMAEQSLQFHFPASNNQAEYEALIAGLKLALNLQAKSLTAHCDSLLVVQQIRGEFQVKDPLLERYWLTAKDLISKFSSFIIQHVHREKNVRADILSKLAATRADTQTSALSQLTLKKPSIELLSITSINHLQDWRTPFLEYINAGIIPRDELNPQHFRRKASLYTNIEGELYKRGFSQPLLKCLNKDEAKEVMDEVHEGVCGNHIGGRALAAKIVRTGYYWPTIKRDCITKVKTCDKCQKHPAISTKLAEALHSMEVSWPFHRWGLDILSPFPIAPGQHHFSSVEHLQTNGQTEAANRVILPAIKKKLDNAKGEWAELIPEVLWSYNTTIQTTTGETPFKLVYGSEALIPVEVGVPTLRADLYDEQHNINARNAELDLPEED, encoded by the exons ATGAGGCTCAACCCAGAGAAATGTGCCTTCGGGGTACAAGGAGGCAAATTCCTTGGGTTCATGCTGACCTCAcaaggaattgaagcaaaccctgaGAAATGTGAGGCAATACTTAACATGGCGAGCCCTAAAATAGTAAAAGAAGTACAACAATTAGCAGGAAAGGTAGCGGCACTATCTCGGTTCTTGCCAGCAGCATCAAGCCAATCATATCATTTCTTCCAAACAATATCAAAGAATAAGAAGTTTCAATGGACAGAAGAGTTCGAGAAAGCGTTTACTGAACTCAAAACCATTCTTTCATCACTACCCGTGCTGCAAAGACCAGAAGTCGGTAAACCTTTATACTTATACTTATCTGTTTCTAATTATTCTATAAGCTCAGCTCTGGTCCTTGAGACAGAAAAAATACAACAACCGGTATACTTCGTCAGTAGAGTCATGCAATCGACAGAACAAAAGTATCCGAGGATAGAACAGCTAGCTTTAGCACTTGTAATAACGGCAAGAAGACTAAGGCACTATTTCCAAAGTCACACAATAATAGTAAGGACAAACCAACCACTAAGACAAATACTGACAAAACCAGAACTGGCCGGACATCTGACCAAATGGTCTATCGAGCTCTCAGAATTCGATATCCAATTTCAACCAAGGTCGACATTAAAGGCACAGATCCTCGCAGACTTCATCTTAGAACTAACCCAGGACGAGCACAACAAATCTTGGGAATTACACGTGGATGGGGCATCCAGCCGAGGTGGAAGCGGAGCTGGGATAATCCTGAAAGAAGGAGACAAAGTGATGGCCGAGCAATCCCTCCAGTTCCACTTTCCAGCAAGCAACAATCAGGCCGAATATGAGGCCCTCATAGCAGGACTCAAGCTCGCCCTAAATCTCCAAGCAAAAAGCCTGACAGCACACTGCGATTCCCTCTTAGTTGTGCAACAAATCCGAGGAGAATTTCAGGTAAAAGATCCCTTGCTAGAGCGATATTGGCTCACAGCAAAGGATCTCATTTCAAAGTTCAGCTCATTCATTATTCAACATGTACATAGAGAAAAGAATGTTAGAGCAGACATATTATCCAAACTTGCCGCCACTAGGGCGGACACACAAACATCGGCACTATCACAACTAACGCTTAAGAAACCCAGCATTGAACTATTATCTATAACAAGCATTAACCATCTCCAAGACTGGAGAACACCTTTCCTTGAGTACATCAATGCAGGTATCATTCCCAGAGACGAGCTCAACCCACAACACTTCAGACGAAAAGCAAGCCTCTACACAAACATAGAAGGAGAGCTATACAAGCGCGGTTTTTCACAACCATTACTAAAATGCCTAAACAAAGATGAGGCAAAAGAGGTGATGGACGAAGTCCATGAGGGAGTCTGTGGGAACCACATCGGAGGTCGAGCTCTTGCCGCAAAGATTGTCCGAACAGGATATTATTGGCCAACCATAAAGAGGGATTGCATAACAAAAGTCAAAACATGCGATAAATGTCAAAAGCATCCAGCCATCTCTACAAAACTGGCCGAAGCATTACACAGCAtggaggtaagctggcctttccACAGATGGGGGCTCGACATTCTTAGCCCATTCCCAATAGCTCCAGGTCAG CACCATTTTAGCTCAGTCGAACACCTACAAACCAATGGGCAGACCGAAGCTGCTAACCGAGTTATATTGCCGGCAATAAAGAAGAAGCTCGATAATGCAAAAGGAGAATGGGCGGAGCTAATACCAGAAGTATTATGGAGTTACAACACCACAATACAAACAACAACGGGCGAAACACCCTTCAAGCTAGTCTATGGGTCGGAAGCTTTAATCCCGGTAGAGGTCGGAGTCCCCACGCTAAGAGCCGACCTATATGATGAGCAACACAATATAAATGCAAGAAATGCCGAGCTTGATCTCCCAGAAGAGGACTGA
- the LOC107619613 gene encoding 17.3 kDa class I heat shock protein, whose product MSLIPSFFGGRRSDPFSLEVWDPFRDFQFPSALSSENSAFVNARVDWRETPEAHVLKADLPGLKKEEVKVEIEDNSVLQISGERNVEKEDKNDTWHRVERSSGKFMRRFRLPENAKMDEVKASMENGVLTVTVPKAEVKKPDVKPIQITG is encoded by the coding sequence ATGTCACTGATTCCAAGTTTCTTTGGTGGCAGAAGGAGCGACCCTTTCTCCCTCGAAGTGTGGGACCCCTTCAGGGACTTTCAGTTCCCAAGCGCTCTTTCTTCCGAGAATTCTGCGTTCGTGAACGCCCGTGTGGATTGGAGGGAGACACCTGAAGCGCACGTGTTGAAGGCTGATCTGCCTGGTCTCAAGAAGGAGGAAGTGAAGGTTGAGATCGAAGATAACAGTGTCCTTCAGATCAGCGGTGAGAGGAACGTTGAGAAGGAGGACAAGAACGACACGTGGCACCGTGTGGAGCGCAGCAGCGGCAAGTTCATGAGGAGGTTCAGGCTTCCGGAGAATGCCAAGATGGATGAGGTGAAGGCATCTATGGAGAATGGTGTTCTCACTGTCACTGTTCCCAAGGCAGAGGTCAAGAAGCCTGATGTTAAGCCCATTCAGATCACTGGTTAA